The following are encoded together in the Fusarium keratoplasticum isolate Fu6.1 chromosome 1, whole genome shotgun sequence genome:
- a CDS encoding Nuclear architecture-related protein 1, which yields MSAILSADDLNDFISPGVACIKPIETLPAAPPPQSQSLETEVILDGQQPAANPNAPAQISLTDCLACSGCVTSAEAVLVSLQSHAEVLTTLDAAPALRVVTDDSGRFRVEGLENENAKLFVASVSPQTRANLAAACGGSVSEKDVGHMLSNLLRGPDGIANGGQWKNGFTWVVDTNVAREATLVLGAEEVLNSARSGMATPAKPILASSCPGWVCYAEKTHPHVLPHLSKVKSPQALMGTILKTTLSRTLDIAPSRIWHLAVMPCFDKKLEASREELTEEVWAGGESRGRGVRDVDCVITSKEILMLAESRGLNFFDVPKTAPPSPTLTPFPDPKIHDFLFPRRRSRNPPREAGTSGGLLHHILQSRAAQTPGAEIVHTRGRNVDVAEYSVVVNGEPVFRAARYYGFRNIQNLVRRLKPARPSRMPGGKPFGSARKPAGKAASLEHSYVEVMACPGGCTNGGGQIKVDDPVVMERRNYSGKPGPQEQKDWLAEVDEAYFSGEEAGIEVGEETFEHVVGGISHSYINDTLAHWAEITGIGLDRLAFTSYREVISDVGKDTATDTERVVQLAGKIGGGW from the coding sequence ATGAGTGCCATTCTCTCCGCCGACGACCTCAACGACTTCATCTCCCCCGGTGTCGCGTGCATCAAACCCATCGAGACCCTCCCCGCCGCCCCGCCCCCGCAATCGCAGTCCCTCGAGACTgaggtcatcctcgacggccaGCAGCCCGCGGCCAATCCCAACGCCCCCGCCCAGATCTCTCTCACAGATTGCCTTGCATGCTCTGGCTGCGTAACATCCGCCGAGGCTGTGCTCGTGAGTCTTCAGAGCCATGCCGAGGTCCTCACCACACTTGATGCGGCACCGGCCTTGAGGGTCGTCACCGACGATAGTGGCCGGTTCAGGGTCGAGGGCTTGGAGAATGAGAACGCGAAGCTCTTTGTGGCTAGTGTGAGCCCTCAAACAAGGGCCAACCTTGCCGCAGCCTGCGGTGGGAGCGTCTCAGAGAAGGATGTCGGGCACATGCTGAGCAATCTGTTGCGTGGGCCAGACGGTATTGCCAACGGCGGGCAATGGAAGAACGGCTTCACATGGGTGGTCGACACCAATGTCGCGAGGGAGGCTACCCTTGTGCTCGGTGCTGAAGAAGTCCTCAACTCGGCGCGGTCTGGCATGGCCACACCTGCGAAACCCATCCTGGCATCCTCATGCCCCGGCTGGGTTTGCTATGCCGAGAAAACACACCCTCATGTCCTCCCACATCTCTCAAAGGTCAAGTCACCGCAGGCTTTGATGGGCACCATTCTCAAGACAACCCTAAGCCGAACACTCGATATCGCCCCCAGCCGCATCTGGCACCTGGCCGTTATGCCATGCTTTGATAAGAAACTTGAAGCCAGTCGGGAAGAGTTGACGGAGGAGGTCTGGGCAGGAGGCGAATCTCGTGGTCGCGGAGTCCGGGATGTTGACTGCGTCATCACGAGCAAGGAGATTCTCATGCTTGCAGAGTCAAGGGGACTCAATTTCTTCGATGTACCCAAGACGGCACCACCCAGCCCGACTCTGACGCCGTTCCCCGATCCCAAAATCCACGACTTCCTCTTCCCGCGTCGACGGTCCAGAAACCCACCTCGCGAGGCCGGTACTTCAGGAGGCTTGTTGCACCACATCCTTCAAAGCCGAGCAGCGCAAACACCCGGCGCAGAGATTGTTCACACCCGTGGTCgcaatgttgatgttgccgaGTACTCTGTGGTTGTGAATGGCGAGCCAGTTTTCCGTGCCGCCAGATATTATGGCTTCAGGAATATTCAGAACCTCGTTAGGCGCCTGAAGCCAGCCAGACCGTCCCGAATGCCTGGCGGAAAGCCCTTTGGAAGCGCTCGCAAGCCGGCAGGAAAGGCGGCATCCCTCGAGCACAGCTATGTCGAGGTCATGGCATGCCCCGGAGGCTGTACCAACGGTGGCGGTCAAATCAAGGTTGACGACCCCGTCGTCATGGAGCGAAGGAATTATTCCGGAAAGCCAGGTCCGCAGGAGCAAAAGGACTGGCTAGCAGAAGTTGACGAGGCCTACTTCTCGGGAGAAGAGGCCGGcatcgaggttggcgaggAAACATTCGAGCATGTCGTTGGCGGCATCTCCCACTCATACATAAATGATACCCTGGCGCATTGGGCGGAGATCACAGGCATAGGACTTGATAGACTGGCATTCACGAGCTATCGTGAGGTGATTAGCGACGTTGGTAAAGACACAGCCACAGATACCGAGAGGGTGGTACAGCTGGCGGGAAAGATTGGAGGCGGATGGTAA
- a CDS encoding Phospho-2-dehydro-3-deoxyheptonate aldolase, giving the protein MSQFFIQNKNVGNQAESEDWRIRGYNPLTPPDLLQHEIPQTAESKKTVLEGRNETVAVVNGTDEKQRLLVVIGPCSIHDPEAALAYCDLLLKEKEKHKDELLIVMRSYLEKPRTTVGWKGLINDPDIDGSFKINKGLRVSRQLFVDLTSKGMPIASEMLDTISPQFLADLLSVGAIGARTTESQLHRELASGLSFPVGFKNGTDGSLNVAIDAIGAAEHPHHFLSVTKPGVVAIVGTEGNHDCFVILRGGSKGTNYDAESIAAAKEALAKKGVRQRLMVDCSHGNSLKNHKNQPKVAADIASQISKGEDAIMGVMIESNVNEGNQKVPAEGKSGLKYGVSITDACINWEDTVTTLETLAQAVKDRRKLAGVNGA; this is encoded by the exons ATGTCT CAGTTCTTCATCCAGAACAAGAATGTCGGCAACCAAGCCGAGTCCGAGGATTGGAGAA TCCGCGGCTATAACCCTCTGACTCCCCCCGATCTGCTCCAGCACGAGATCCCCCAGACCgccgagtccaagaagaCAGTGCTCGAGGGCCGCAACGAGaccgtcgccgtcgtcaaTGGCACCGACGAGAAGCAGCGCCTGCTCGTCGTCATCGGACCCTGCTCCATCCACGACCCTGAGGCCGCCCTCGCCTACTgcgacctcctcctcaaggagaaggagaagcacaaggatgagctcctcatcgTGATGCGATCCTACCTCGAGAAGCCCCGCACCACCGTTGGCTGGAAGGGTCTGATCAACGACCCCGACATTGACGGCAgcttcaagatcaacaagggCCTGCGAGTCTCGCGACAGCTCTTTGTCGACCTCACCTCCAAGGGCATGCCCATTGCCAGCGAGATGCTGGATACTATCTCTCCTCAGTTCCTTGCCGATCTGCTGTCAGTCGGCGCCATTGGCGCCCGTACCACTGAGAGCCAGCTTCACCGTGAGCTTGCCAGTGGTCTCAGTTTCCCCGTCGGCTTCAAGAACGGCACTGATGGCTCGTTGAATGTGGCCATTGATGCCATTGGCGCCGCCGAGCACCCCCATCACTTCCTTTCCGTCACCAAGCCCGGTGTCGTCGCCATTGTCGGCACTGAGGGCAACCACGACTGCTTCGTTATCCTCCGAGGTGGTTCCAAGGGCACAAACTACGACGCCGAGAGCATcgctgctgccaaggaggccctggccaagaaggGTGTGCGACAGCGACTTATGGTCGACTGCAGCCACGGCAACTCTCTCAAGAACCACAAGAACCAGCCCAAGGTGGCCGCCGATATCGCCAGCCAGATCTCCAAGGGTGAGGACGCCATCATGGGTGTCATGATTGAGAGCAACGTCAACGAGG GCAACCAAAAAGTTCCTGCCGAGGGCAAGTCTGGTCTCAAGTACGGCGTGAGCATCACGGATGCCTGCATCAACTGGGAGGACACGGTCACAACGCTAGAGACTCTGGCacaggctgtcaaggaccGCCGCAAGCTCGCCGGCGTCAACGGCGCCTAA